In Microbacterium terrisoli, the genomic stretch CCCTGGTGGATCCTTCGGATTCCGTGGATCTCGCGGCCGTGGCGGCGCTCCAGGACCGGATCGATCTGGATGCGGGATCAGCGGCTGCGTTCGAGATGCCCGACTACGACACGACCAGTTTCGACGAGACGCGCAACGCGCTCCTGTCTCTGGCGCGCAACCTGAGCGGGTTCGACCGCATGTTCGGTGCGCAGAGCGAGGTCGATCCGGTCCGTCACCTCATCGGCACCGCGGCCGGTTGGGGCGGGCTGCCCTCGGCCGAGGCGAGCTACATCGGGGTCGACCCGCGGCTGCCGGTGGGACGGTACGAGCTGACCGTCGGTGAGGTGCCCGTCGATGGGTTCTGGTCGATTTCGATGTACAACGCCGACGGCTTCTTCGAGCCGAACGACCGCGACGCGTACACGATCAACAACGTCACCGGGGTTCGCAACGACGACGGCACGATCACCGTGCGGTTCGGCGACCACCCCGCCGACGCCGCCAACGTCCTGCCGATCACCGAGGGCTGGAACTACCTCGTCAGGCTCTACCGGCCGCGGCCGGAGGTGCTCGACGGAAGCTGGATGTTCCCCGCGCTCGCCGGCTGACGATCGGGCGGCGCGTCTCAGGCCCGCCCCTCAGGCCCGCGCCTCAGGCCAGCCCTCGGGCCCGCGCCTCAGGCCAGCTCCAGCGACACCGTGACGTAGGAGTGCGCGGGAAGGTCGACTTCCAGCCCCCGCGCGTGCGTGCGGATGCCGTCGTGAGAGACGGGGACCACGGCGGTGGGCCGGTCGGGCGTGTTGTGCGCCTGCAGGGCACCGCCGGTCAGCACGCGGGCGCTGAACCCGGCCACCTGGCCCCCGCGCAGGTCGAGCACGACGGTGTGGGCCTGGGCGGCGTCGAGGTTGGACAGCGAGACGAGCGCGTTGCCGTCCTTCGTCGACGCCGATGCCGACACGAGAGGCAGCACCGTGCCGTCCACGTCGCGCGTGGGCACGTCGCCGGCCAGTGCGACCTCGAGCGAGGCGGCGTCGTGATGCCCGGTGTTCATCTCGAACACGTGGTAGGTCGGAGTGAGCACGAGCGCGCCCGAGTCGGGGTCGGTGAGGATCATCGCCTGCAGTACGTTCACGGTCTGGGCGATGTTGGCCATCGTGACCCGGTGCGCGAAGGCGTGGAAGACGTCGAAGTGGGTGGATGCCACCAGGGCGTCGCGCAGGGTGTTCTGCTGGTAGAGGAAGCCCGGGTTGGTGCCCTCCTCGACGTTCCACCAGGTGCCCCACTCGTCGACGACCAGGCCCACGGTGCGTTGCGGGTCGTGCACGTCCATGACCGCGCTGTGCCGTCGCACGAGCTCTTCGATGTGCCGCGCGCGGCGAAGGGTCGTATACCACTCGTCTTCGGTGAATCGCGTCGCGTCACCCTTGTCGTCCCAGGCGCCGGACATCGTGTAATAGTGCATCGACACCGCCTGGAAGCTCTTGCTCAGGCCGCCGCTGCAGTCGTTGCAGGCGAGCGAGGCCATCAGCGTCTCTGTCCAGGAATAGTCGTCGGAGTTCGCACCGGCAGCGATCTTGTACACGGTGTTGCCGCCGTGGTCGCGGATGTACGTGCTGTACTGGCGGGCGAGATCTTTGTAGTGGTCCGCGGTCATGTTGCCGCCGCATCCCCACGGCTCGTTCCCGATGCCGAAGAACGGCACCTTCCACGGCTCGTCGCGACCGTTGCGGCGACGCAGCGCGGCCATCGGCGAGTCGTCACCGCGCGTGAGGTACTCGACCCACTCGCTCATCTCGCGGACGGTGCCCGACCCGACGTTGCCGTTCACGTAGGGGTCGGCGTTCAGAAGCTCGCACAGGTGCAGGAACTCGTGCGTGCCGAAGGAGTTGTCTTCGACGACGTCGCCCCAGTGCGAGTTCACCATGCGCGGGCGCTGGTCGCGCGGGCCGATGCCGTCCTTCCAGTGGTAGTCGTCGGCGAAGCAGCCGCCGGGCCAGCGCAGGTTCGGGATGCGGATCGCCCGGAGGGCGTCGACGACGTCGAGCCGGATGCCGCCCTCGTTCGGGATCGGGGAGTCTTCGCCGACGAAGAACCCGCCGTAGATGCACCGGCCGAGGTGCTCAGCGAAGTGTCCGTAGATGTGTCGGCTGATGGTCGCACCAGGAAGGTCCAGGTTGATGACGGCTCTGAGGTCGGTGGTCACTTCATATCTCCAGAAAGGTGTGTGCGAACGGCGCGAGGTCACGCCATGGCGGCGACGGTCTGCGACGCGCCGGGGCGGATTTCGGCCACGGTGCGCCCGCGCGCGGTGGTGATCTCGTAGGTGCCGGCGAAGCCGGCCAGGGTGATCCGTCCGGCCTGGTCAGTGCGGCTGGTCTGCGGCGGCAGCCACCATTCGCCGCGG encodes the following:
- a CDS encoding DUF1214 domain-containing protein, with translation MGIHVSVDNFARAETHRMMHDLQSDAGGINRFLHNRLPAAVDKQTVIRLNRDTLYSFAVLDLAAGATFTIPDHGRRYLSAMVVNEDHYINAIFHDAGEHRLTQEQFGSRYAVLAVRTLVDPSDSVDLAAVAALQDRIDLDAGSAAAFEMPDYDTTSFDETRNALLSLARNLSGFDRMFGAQSEVDPVRHLIGTAAGWGGLPSAEASYIGVDPRLPVGRYELTVGEVPVDGFWSISMYNADGFFEPNDRDAYTINNVTGVRNDDGTITVRFGDHPADAANVLPITEGWNYLVRLYRPRPEVLDGSWMFPALAG
- a CDS encoding alpha-N-arabinofuranosidase — its product is MTTDLRAVINLDLPGATISRHIYGHFAEHLGRCIYGGFFVGEDSPIPNEGGIRLDVVDALRAIRIPNLRWPGGCFADDYHWKDGIGPRDQRPRMVNSHWGDVVEDNSFGTHEFLHLCELLNADPYVNGNVGSGTVREMSEWVEYLTRGDDSPMAALRRRNGRDEPWKVPFFGIGNEPWGCGGNMTADHYKDLARQYSTYIRDHGGNTVYKIAAGANSDDYSWTETLMASLACNDCSGGLSKSFQAVSMHYYTMSGAWDDKGDATRFTEDEWYTTLRRARHIEELVRRHSAVMDVHDPQRTVGLVVDEWGTWWNVEEGTNPGFLYQQNTLRDALVASTHFDVFHAFAHRVTMANIAQTVNVLQAMILTDPDSGALVLTPTYHVFEMNTGHHDAASLEVALAGDVPTRDVDGTVLPLVSASASTKDGNALVSLSNLDAAQAHTVVLDLRGGQVAGFSARVLTGGALQAHNTPDRPTAVVPVSHDGIRTHARGLEVDLPAHSYVTVSLELA